A window from Brachionichthys hirsutus isolate HB-005 unplaced genomic scaffold, CSIRO-AGI_Bhir_v1 contig_866, whole genome shotgun sequence encodes these proteins:
- the LOC137914918 gene encoding 3-phosphoinositide-dependent protein kinase 1-like produces the protein MARATSQLYDVVPIQPNVVICSRSHPSMVRNHPDSCSPLAIPGASSSHCPSMEGSTSQARAVGTSASSQGSDLRTQSAVQVPQPRKKKPEDFRFGKILGEGSFSTVVLAREQITGKEYAIKILEKRHIMKEKKAQYVKRERDLMSNLDHPFFVKLYFTFQDDEKLYFGLSYAKNGELLKYIRKIGSFDETCTRFYSAETVCALEYLHSKGIIHRDLKPENILLSEDMHIQITDFGTAKQLSSDSKLARANSFVGTAQYVSPELLTEKSACKSSDLWALGCIIYQLVAGLPPFRAGNEYLIFQKIIKLEYEFPEKFFPKAKDLVKQLLSQDPSKRIGCEEMGGYEPLKQHPFFDTISWSDLHLQTPPKLTPYLPAMSEDDEDCYGNYDDLLSQFSNMQVAQSSSSHSLSPHESTPPQRSSSNIEQYIHDLDNNSFELDLQFTEEEKRLLLDKQTTGNPWHQFVENNLIMKMGPVDKRKGLFARRRQLLLTEGPHLYYVDPVNKVLKGEIPWSLELRPEAKNFKTFFVHTPNRTYYLMDPSGNADRWCKKIQEVWRKIYQRHQNPGL, from the exons TATGATGTTGTGCCCATTCAGCCCAACGTTGTCATCTGTTCCCGCTCGCATCCATCAATGGTAAGAAACCACCCCGACTCCTGCTCGCCACTTGCTATCCCAGGCGCAAGCAGTAGCCACTGTCCCAGCATGGAGGGCTCGACCTCACAAGCCCGTGCTGTTGGAACGTCTGCCAGCAGCCAGGGCTCAGACCTCCGCACACAGTCGGCTGTCCAGGTCCCTCAGCCACGGAAGAAGAAGCCAGAGGATTTCAGATTCGGGAAGATCCTTGGAGAGGGTTCCTTTTCAACA GTTGTCTTGGCAAGGGAGCAGATAACAGGGAAAGAATATGCAA TTAAGATTTTAGAGAAACGCCACATTATGAAGGAAAAGAAAGCCCAGTACGTGAAAAGAGAAAGGGATTTGATGTCAAATCTAGATCATCCGTTCTTCGTCAAGCTCTACTTCACATTTCAAGATGATGAGAAGTTGT ATTTTGGCCTCAGCTATGCTAAGAATGGGGAGCTCTTGAAATACATACGGAAAATTGGTTCATTTGATGAGACCTGTACTAGATTCTACTCGGCTGAAACAGTTTGTGCTCTAGAATACTTGCACAGCAAGGGGATAATACACAG AGATCTGAAACCAGAGAATATTCTGCTGAGTGAAGACATGCACATCCAAATAACAGATTTTGGGACGGCAAAACAATTATCGTCAGACAGTAAACTAG CAAGAGCAAACTCCTTTGTTGGAACAGCACAGTATGTGTCTCCAGAGCTGCTAACGGAGAAATCAGCCTGCAAGAG TTCTGACCTGTGGGCCTTGGGATGTATAATCTATCAGCTGGTGGCTGGTTTACCACCGTTCAGAGCTGG AAATGAGTACCTAATAttccagaaaataataaaactggaGTATGAATTTCCTGAAAAATTCTTCCCCAAAGCCAAGGATCTTGTCAAACAGCTTTTG TCGCAGGACCCTTCGAAGCGCATTGGCTGTGAAGAGATGGGAGGGTACGAACCTCTGAAGCAGCACCCCTTCTTTGACACCATCTCTTGGAGTGACCTTCACTTACAGACACCCCCGAAGCTCACCCCTTACCTGCCAGCCATgtctgaggatgatgaggactGCTACGGGAAT TACGATGACCTCCTGAGCCAGTTCAGCAACATGCAGGTGGCCCAGTCCAGTTCATCACACTCCCTGTCACCTCATGAATCGACCCCCCCACAGAGGTCCAGCAGCAACATTGAGCAGTACATCCATGACTTGGACAATAACTCCTTTGAGCTGGATTTGCAGTTCACTGAAGAAGAGAAGCGACTATTGCTGGACAAACAAACCACTGGAAAcccctg GCACCAGTTTGTGGAGAATAACCTGATTATGAAAATGGGCCCAGTGGATAAACGGAAG GGTCTGTTTGCACGACGGAGACAGCTGCTTCTCACTGAAGGACCACACCTGTACTACGTGGATCCCGTCAACAAGGTCCTAAAAGGGGAGATTCCTTGGTCCCTAGAGTTGCGACCTGAAGCCAAGAACTTCAAAACGTTCTTTGTTCACACG CCTAATCGAACATACTATTTGATGGACCCCAGCGGAAATGCTGACAGGTGGTGCAAGAAGATCCAGGAAGTGTGGAGAAAGATCTATCAAAGGCACCAAAACCCAGGCCTATAG